A single genomic interval of Treponema primitia ZAS-1 harbors:
- a CDS encoding hybrid sensor histidine kinase/response regulator: MNTAFVIRKNYQQLLVVVFIFLFMIAGSLISTGIIMRRQLIASANEFIHTADANLKTTLREPESTLISSAFNIQDMIMDKNHSQEDILRYLITLTDWLTANEDRLSGFNGMYGFIREEFLDGTRWEPPEDYVPQERPWYIDAKESPGQIIMTSPYVDAQTNSIVVSFAQELFDDSGRSLGVLAMDVQLTRLESYVRSLKLSEEGYGILLNENLEIMVHPDGAYINKPLGDLFSDTGNPNIKRNQTNKKTSVLTETLAKKKEINALQIWDKNSSRVIVFFRQAYNGWYLGLVVPEANFYHDIYRISFAIFLVGTVLMFILCYMLIRLSAAKLRSDEENKSKSSFLARMSHEIRTPMNAVIGMSELALRAETLPRMNEYVTGIKQAGLNLLSLINDILDLSKIEAGSLQINSAPYLLASLINDVLNVIRIRINEKPILFTANVDAKIPNNLVGDEARIRQILLNLLSNAAKYTRKGYIMLTIGMEKQAPLGDGEKQLILTIEIADSGIGIKKEDLSGLFGNFVRFDAEKNKNIEGTGLGLAITRNLCLAMGGDITAQSEYGKGSVFTARIPQGYTDDTKLAELENPEEKRILFYDDRAFYAESLFLTLENLGLTVTVTITADDFLEKLKTGEFPFAFVSESVVENARKVIQEGDLKTVLTLLANLGEISSFQDIPIIIMPAWSVPIANVLNGIKQSDYRENAEVRFIAPEARVLIVDDIETNLKVAEGLLALYQTGIHTCTGGEQAIALVKEHSYDIVFMDHMMPGMDGIEATEVIRALSSLRGDYFRKLPIIALTANAVAGMKEMFLSKGFTDYLAKPIEMSKLEEIMAKWIPREKKQLNEAAKTNAEITSLSADYSPLTAIGVDLTKGIAMTGGTETAYRKVLSTFRKDVLERLPLLEHVPNEQELSLFTTSVHALKSAAGTIGAAAVSKAAAELEAAGKAGDLFFITEQLPQFYRDLQNLVEQIGLALDTRATAEADSGETFTQYLPLLTELAEALKQENIGTIHRILAELEEKPFDTKTKETISSISNAVLMSDFEDAIKEIETLHR; the protein is encoded by the coding sequence ATGAACACGGCGTTTGTTATAAGAAAAAATTATCAGCAACTTCTGGTGGTCGTTTTTATTTTCCTCTTCATGATTGCGGGCAGTTTAATCTCCACCGGTATTATTATGCGAAGACAGCTTATCGCAAGCGCCAACGAGTTCATCCATACTGCGGATGCAAATTTGAAAACAACCCTGCGGGAACCGGAATCCACCTTAATAAGTTCAGCCTTTAATATTCAGGATATGATAATGGATAAGAATCATTCCCAGGAAGATATACTCCGGTATTTGATAACCCTTACGGACTGGCTCACCGCAAATGAGGACCGGCTTTCGGGGTTTAACGGAATGTACGGTTTCATCCGGGAAGAGTTTCTTGACGGCACAAGATGGGAACCTCCGGAAGATTATGTGCCCCAGGAACGACCCTGGTATATAGACGCCAAGGAATCGCCGGGGCAGATTATTATGACAAGTCCCTATGTGGATGCCCAGACCAATTCAATTGTGGTAAGCTTTGCCCAGGAACTGTTTGATGATTCAGGGAGATCTCTTGGGGTTCTCGCCATGGATGTACAGCTTACCCGGCTTGAAAGCTATGTGCGCTCCCTCAAACTAAGTGAAGAAGGCTACGGTATACTGCTTAATGAAAACCTGGAAATCATGGTCCACCCCGATGGAGCATACATCAACAAACCCTTGGGGGATTTATTCTCCGATACCGGGAATCCCAATATCAAAAGGAATCAAACCAATAAAAAAACTTCCGTTCTGACGGAAACCCTGGCGAAAAAAAAAGAAATAAATGCCCTGCAGATATGGGATAAAAACAGCAGCAGGGTTATTGTTTTTTTCCGGCAGGCATATAACGGCTGGTACCTGGGGCTCGTGGTTCCGGAGGCTAACTTTTACCATGACATATACCGCATATCTTTTGCCATCTTCCTGGTAGGAACAGTTTTGATGTTCATCCTCTGTTATATGCTGATCCGTTTAAGCGCTGCGAAGCTCCGTTCCGATGAGGAGAACAAAAGCAAGTCCTCCTTCCTGGCCCGGATGAGCCATGAGATCCGTACCCCCATGAACGCGGTTATCGGCATGAGCGAACTGGCCCTGCGGGCGGAAACCCTTCCCAGGATGAACGAATATGTAACGGGGATCAAACAAGCAGGGCTCAACCTGCTTTCCCTGATCAACGATATACTTGACCTTTCTAAAATTGAGGCGGGGAGCCTGCAAATAAACTCCGCTCCCTATCTCCTGGCCTCCCTCATTAATGATGTGCTCAATGTAATTCGTATCAGAATTAACGAAAAACCCATCCTGTTTACAGCCAATGTGGACGCCAAGATACCCAATAACCTTGTGGGCGACGAAGCGCGGATCCGGCAGATCCTGCTCAACCTCCTGTCCAATGCGGCCAAGTATACCCGGAAAGGGTATATCATGCTGACCATAGGGATGGAAAAGCAAGCTCCCCTGGGGGATGGAGAAAAGCAGCTTATACTCACCATAGAAATAGCCGACAGCGGCATCGGCATAAAGAAAGAGGACCTTTCGGGACTTTTCGGTAACTTCGTCAGGTTTGACGCGGAAAAAAACAAAAACATTGAAGGTACCGGACTTGGGCTTGCAATTACCCGGAACCTCTGCCTTGCCATGGGTGGAGATATAACAGCGCAAAGCGAATACGGAAAGGGGTCGGTCTTTACCGCCCGGATTCCCCAGGGGTACACGGATGATACAAAACTTGCGGAGCTTGAAAACCCGGAAGAAAAGAGAATTCTTTTTTATGATGACCGTGCCTTCTACGCAGAATCCCTCTTTCTTACCCTGGAGAACCTCGGCCTCACCGTAACGGTTACCATCACTGCCGATGATTTCCTGGAAAAACTCAAAACCGGAGAGTTCCCCTTTGCCTTTGTCTCCGAGAGCGTTGTGGAAAATGCAAGAAAAGTAATACAGGAGGGAGACCTCAAGACCGTACTAACACTGCTGGCGAATTTAGGAGAAATAAGCTCTTTTCAGGATATTCCCATCATCATTATGCCCGCATGGTCAGTCCCCATTGCCAATGTACTCAACGGCATCAAACAGTCCGATTACCGGGAAAACGCGGAAGTCCGGTTTATTGCCCCCGAAGCCCGGGTCCTTATTGTGGATGATATCGAAACGAACCTCAAGGTCGCCGAGGGGCTCCTTGCCCTGTATCAAACGGGGATTCATACCTGTACCGGGGGAGAACAGGCCATAGCCCTGGTTAAGGAACACTCCTACGACATCGTCTTTATGGATCACATGATGCCTGGCATGGACGGCATTGAAGCCACAGAGGTGATCCGTGCCCTGAGCTCTCTCCGGGGTGATTACTTCCGGAAGCTCCCCATTATCGCCTTGACCGCCAATGCAGTTGCGGGGATGAAGGAAATGTTTTTGTCTAAGGGATTCACCGACTACCTCGCCAAGCCCATAGAGATGTCCAAACTTGAGGAGATCATGGCAAAGTGGATTCCCCGGGAGAAGAAACAATTGAATGAAGCGGCAAAAACCAATGCCGAAATAACATCCCTGTCCGCCGATTACTCGCCCCTCACTGCCATAGGAGTGGATCTTACCAAAGGTATAGCCATGACCGGCGGTACAGAAACGGCCTACCGAAAGGTATTAAGCACCTTCCGTAAAGACGTTCTGGAACGGCTGCCCTTATTGGAACATGTTCCCAATGAACAGGAACTTTCCCTGTTTACCACCAGCGTACATGCACTCAAGAGCGCTGCAGGAACCATCGGAGCTGCGGCTGTATCAAAGGCCGCGGCGGAACTTGAAGCGGCGGGGAAAGCCGGAGACCTTTTTTTTATTACAGAACAACTCCCTCAGTTTTACCGGGACCTCCAAAACCTGGTGGAACAAATAGGTCTGGCGCTGGATACCCGTGCCACTGCTGAAGCTGATTCCGGCGAGACTTTTACCCAATACCTCCCCCTGCTTACGGAACTTGCGGAAGCATTGAAACAGGAAAATATTGGGACCATCCACCGCATCCTTGCAGAGCTTGAGGAAAAGCCCTTTGACACAAAAACGAAAGAAACCATTAGCAGCATTTCTAACGCTGTTTTAATGAGTGACTTTGAAGATGCAATAAAGGAAATTGAAACCTTACATAGATAA
- a CDS encoding BMP family ABC transporter substrate-binding protein: MTRNWVKTVLLIIILGSSLLLEACGNRKNAAAWRPGKALAKEKIKVGVIYMTDPLTETSGYSYAHEMGIREMRGRLGLKNEQIITKIHVQDTDAEGIESAMRDCIAMEANIIIATSWGYMDACEKLAIEFPHVVFAHASGYKYNSTNFTNYFGRIYQARYLSGIAAGLKTKTDKVGYVAAMGKDNSEVTGGINAFALGVESVNSKAKIHVQITYSWFDPMEEANAARRLIAAGCDVITQHCDTPLPMIEAEKAGVWGLGYNSDMSKEAPLAVISSVLWNWGAYYTFLVQSVMDGTFTAEPYFGGISEGLVDITPPNMLVAVPGTAEAIEEARNRMIKKSFNVFDGILETNDGGTIGEAGLTLADSEITGNMNWYYRNIVESQGF, translated from the coding sequence ATGACCAGAAATTGGGTAAAGACCGTATTGTTGATTATCATTTTGGGAAGCTCCCTGTTACTTGAGGCCTGCGGAAACAGAAAAAATGCCGCCGCCTGGCGGCCCGGCAAAGCCCTGGCTAAAGAAAAGATAAAAGTCGGGGTGATCTACATGACGGATCCCCTGACGGAAACTTCCGGGTATTCATACGCCCATGAAATGGGCATACGGGAAATGCGGGGACGCCTTGGTTTAAAAAATGAGCAGATAATCACCAAAATCCATGTGCAGGACACCGATGCCGAGGGAATAGAAAGCGCCATGAGGGATTGTATCGCCATGGAGGCGAATATCATCATTGCCACCAGCTGGGGCTATATGGATGCCTGTGAAAAACTTGCTATAGAATTTCCTCATGTGGTATTTGCTCATGCCTCGGGTTATAAATACAATAGTACTAATTTTACCAATTACTTCGGCCGTATCTATCAGGCCCGCTACCTTTCGGGTATCGCCGCAGGCCTTAAAACAAAAACGGACAAGGTAGGCTACGTGGCCGCCATGGGCAAGGATAATAGCGAAGTAACCGGAGGGATTAACGCCTTTGCCCTGGGGGTTGAGAGCGTGAACAGCAAAGCAAAAATCCATGTACAGATAACCTATAGCTGGTTTGATCCCATGGAGGAGGCAAACGCAGCCCGCCGCCTCATTGCCGCCGGCTGCGATGTAATTACCCAGCACTGCGATACACCCCTCCCCATGATTGAAGCGGAAAAGGCCGGCGTCTGGGGCCTGGGGTACAACAGCGATATGTCAAAAGAAGCGCCCCTTGCGGTTATCAGCTCGGTACTCTGGAATTGGGGCGCCTATTATACCTTCCTGGTACAAAGCGTCATGGACGGTACCTTTACTGCCGAACCCTACTTCGGTGGCATCAGCGAGGGGCTTGTTGATATTACACCGCCTAATATGCTCGTCGCTGTGCCCGGTACCGCAGAAGCAATTGAGGAAGCTAGAAACCGTATGATAAAAAAAAGCTTTAATGTCTTTGACGGAATCCTTGAAACTAACGACGGTGGAACCATAGGCGAGGCAGGACTTACCCTTGCGGACAGTGAAATTACCGGGAACATGAACTGGTACTACCGCAATATTGTAGAAAGTCAGGGGTTTTAA
- a CDS encoding BMP family ABC transporter substrate-binding protein — protein MGNKTASKNRFFLLLPVLLFLLSSCHSKQQYLWKPGEDMPKEQIKVGIIHPNEITEISGYDYAHYVGTIHMQQELGLRDTQILRKTNVFEDDSSAVENAMRDCITEGANIIIAASWGYMNSCEKLAAEFPGVIFAHGTGYKFNSTNFTNYSGRLYQARYLSGIVAGMKTKTNKIGFVAAMGKENSEVSSGINAFALGVEKVNPAARIYVKVTYSWFDPLGEAEAAQALIASGCDVITEHCNTPTPQITAEKAGVWGIGFNSDMRKDAPNAVLCSVVLNWGVYYTHLVRSVIDGSFTSVPYFGGIADGMVDITPLAEFAESGTAEAIAKERRRMVYEGFNVFDGAIKTNEGGIIGKEGTTLDDSEIISGINWYYRTVEEIQK, from the coding sequence ATGGGAAACAAAACAGCTTCAAAGAACCGCTTTTTTCTTCTTTTACCGGTACTCCTATTCCTGCTTTCGTCCTGCCATAGCAAGCAGCAGTATTTATGGAAACCCGGCGAAGATATGCCAAAAGAACAAATCAAGGTAGGGATTATCCATCCAAATGAAATCACTGAAATTTCCGGGTACGACTATGCCCATTATGTGGGAACAATCCACATGCAGCAGGAACTGGGCCTTCGAGATACACAGATACTGCGGAAGACCAATGTGTTTGAAGACGACAGCAGCGCGGTAGAGAATGCTATGCGGGACTGTATCACCGAAGGGGCCAATATAATCATAGCCGCGAGCTGGGGCTACATGAATTCCTGCGAAAAACTTGCGGCGGAATTCCCCGGCGTTATTTTTGCCCATGGTACGGGCTATAAATTCAATAGTACAAACTTTACCAATTATTCGGGGCGGCTCTATCAGGCCCGGTATCTTTCCGGCATTGTTGCGGGAATGAAAACAAAAACAAATAAGATAGGTTTCGTGGCGGCCATGGGCAAGGAAAACAGCGAGGTAAGTTCGGGCATTAACGCCTTTGCCCTGGGAGTGGAAAAGGTAAACCCTGCCGCGCGTATCTATGTAAAGGTAACCTACAGTTGGTTTGATCCCCTGGGTGAAGCCGAAGCCGCCCAAGCTCTTATCGCCTCCGGCTGTGATGTTATCACCGAACACTGCAATACGCCGACTCCGCAGATCACCGCCGAAAAAGCCGGTGTATGGGGCATAGGGTTTAACAGTGACATGAGGAAAGACGCGCCCAACGCGGTCCTTTGCTCGGTCGTTCTGAATTGGGGCGTGTACTATACCCATCTCGTTAGGAGCGTGATAGACGGCAGCTTTACTTCCGTACCCTATTTCGGCGGCATAGCTGATGGTATGGTAGATATAACTCCGCTTGCGGAATTCGCGGAGAGCGGTACGGCCGAAGCAATTGCGAAAGAGCGGCGGCGCATGGTGTATGAGGGCTTCAATGTCTTTGATGGAGCGATCAAAACCAATGAGGGCGGGATCATCGGCAAAGAAGGGACAACCCTGGACGATAGCGAGATAATCAGCGGAATTAACTGGTATTACCGTACGGTGGAAGAAATACAGAAATGA